Within Acidobacteriota bacterium, the genomic segment GGGTTAAGAGTTTAGAGTTGAGAATCAAGAGTCCCTGGGGGGCGGGCTGTACATTTCACTCTCCACACTTGACCCGAGAGAGCGGGGTCGGACCGGGGCAAACGCAGTCCATGACCAACGGTGATCGAGCCCGCAAGCGAAGCAGGGCGCAACAAAGGTGCGCGATTGCCGTACCGGTTGTTAGGATTCAAACGGGGGTCGGTTGTATTCAGAGGTTCAAACCGCTCTATCTCGGCTCGAAGCTGCCGAGCGCCTCCATCGCCGCCGACAACCGCCCCTGTTTTTCGAGGATCTCGGCTTCGCGAAGGCTCTCACCAACGATCTGAGCAATACGTTCTTCCTCGGCCCGCGCAGTCTTCAACATGGCGTTGAGAGCGAGATTCCGATAACGCCTGAGCTCAGCATAATCGGACTCCGATGCCTCGATGGCGCCCAACTGCTCCTCGGTCTGGAACGCCTGCAGGGCAGCCTCGAACTGACCGAGGTGGTAGTAGGCGATGCCGAGCTTGAAGTAGGGGAAGTAGGGATAGACCTTCATTCCGTACCAGCGCACCCGTGCGCCTGAGTCGCCCTTGCGCTCGAGCGCCTGCTGCAGCTCTTCGATCGCCCGGTCCCAATCACCGTTCTCGATCGCCGTCTCGGCCCGAGAGTAGTGCTCGTACCAGAAGTCAGCCCAGGCGGGTGAAGCAGTACTGATGGTCAACAGGAGGAGGACCGTCACGACTCCGCGGGATCGCCAAAGTTGATGTGCTGGCTTCACGATTGCTCCACGGTGATTTTAACCTGCATAAGATCCCTCGTCGCTGCTGCGGCCAGCGATTTGCCGCAGTCTGATGTGTTTGCTTGCATCAGGCTGCTCGACGAAGCAACAGGCAAGCCTTCGCGGCGTTCGCCGCGCGACGTCGAGGGACATGCGGGCTCACTCGTTCAGGTAGCATGCTATCCATGAAAAGTAGGATGCGGACCTTGGAAGTAGACGGGGTGGTCCTCCAGCTGAAGGTGGTCCGCAAGCGGGTCAAGAATATCAATGCCTGCCTGAACGGAAGCAAGCTTTCGATAAGCGCACCGCATCGAGTGCCGGCCGGGGAGCTCGAAGAGTCGATCGTCGAGCTGGCACGGAAGTTGGTACGACGGTCACGCGCAGACGCTGTCAACGCAGACGGCGGCGCCGAGGCCATCGCGCGCAAGGTGGCTCGACGATTCCCCGACCCGCCCGAGGTTACCGAGGTTCGGTTCGTCACCAACCAGAACTCCCAGTGGGGCAGCTACAGCGCGCAGACAGGGATCGTCCGGCTCAACGCTGCGCTCCGTCAGATGCCGCCCTGGGTGCTCGAATCCGTGGTCGCGCACGAGCTGGCCCACACGGTACATCTCGACCACTCGCCGGAGTTTTGGGATCTTGTGCGATCGGTGTACCCGAAGACCGACCGGGCTCGGGCCTTCCTCGAGGGCGTCAGGTGGCTCGCGGCCGCCTGGGACGATCTTCCGCCGGTCGAACGATCCCAGCTCTGTGGAGAGGGCTGACTATCAGCTGAAACGCTGATACCGACCGGTGTGGCCTACCTCTTCTCGACGCACTCCCTGACCGTGATGGCGGCCGCCAGTGCGGAAGCACCGGTTCGGCCATCGACGATTGGGCAATCGTCACCGCGACAGGCGCTGATGAACGCCTCGAGCTCGGCCTTGAGGGGCTCCTCCTTCTCGACCTCGACCAGGCGCGGGGCGATCTCGACTCCGGTCTCGCTGCGAATGAGCTGCGCCGATGACACGCTCTGCTCGGCGTAATCGATCGAGAAGTAAGACTCACGGGCGAATAGGCGGAGCTTGCGGATTCTCTCGGCCGACACCCGGCTGGCGGTGAGGTTGGCGACCAAACCATCCGGGAACTCGACCCAGGCATGGCACAGGTCAACCTTGTCGGTCAAAACGGGCACGCCGACGGCACGGATCTCCGAAGGTTGCTCGCCAGCAACTGCCAGCGTGATTTGCAGGTCATGAATCATCAGGTCGAGGATGACATCGACATCGACGGATCGAGCGGTAAAAGGTGACAGTCGCTGCGACTCCAGATAGCGCACGCCGTCGGCGAGACCGAGGGCTGCCTGCACCGCGGGGTTGTGGTACTCGACGTGGCCGACGGCGAGCACCTTGGAGTTCTTGTCGGCAATGGTGATCAACTCCTCGGCCTCTTCGACCGTCGTGGTGATCGGCTTCTCGACCAGCACGTGGCAATCGGCTTCGAGCAGGACTCCAGCGATCTCGCGATGACTGATCGTCGGGGTGGCGACCACCACTGCGTCGGCCGCGCCGGCCGCCTCCAGGTCATCGAGAGCTGCCACCCCGTGCTCTCCGGTGACCTCGGCAAGACGTTCCGCGTCAGTGTCGAATGCTCCAATGCAACGCACGCCGTCCATCCCCGCGAGAATGCGGAGGTGGTGGCGCCCAAGGTGACCGGTTCCGACTACTGCGGCTTTGATTTCGGTGTCTGTCATGTGGCGCAGAATAATACCGCTGCCGCGGGAGTACAATTCTTTGGCGGTGAGTTCGCGAGCCCGAACCATTCATGGAGCCTTGTGAACGGTTCGGGCCATGGGAGGGAACATGCTTGACATCAAGAAACTCCTGATCGACGTATTCGATCCTCAGCCGGGAGAGGTCGTCTCGTTCGCCGTCGATCTGCCCACCAGCGATGTTCCCGACCATTCCGGTTGGACGGCGCGGCGGGCGATGGCCGAGCGTTGGCGCGAGGCCATGGTTCAGCTCGCAGGTGAAAGAGAATTCACGGTGCGACCGATTCTGAGCTTCGAAGCGACCGGCGCCAACAACGCCGATCTACCAACGAAAGGACAGGTCGGTGACGAGGAGGTGGATCTCCTCGACGCCCTCAAGGAGTCGACCCTGGTGATCGCGATGACCGAGTTCTCGGCCACCGCGCCGCTCGCGCACCTTGCGGAGGCCGAGGACGACTTCCGTGCCGCCTCGATGCCGGGGGTCGAGGAGCGAATGGAGGAAACCGCCCTGGCCGCCGATTACTCCAAGGTGGCGGCGCGGTGCAAGGCCATATTCGACATCATGGATGGAGCCGTGCTCTGCGATGTGCTCTTTTCGACCGGCCACCGGTGCTGGTTCGACCTCCGGCACCGGACGCCGGAAATGGATGACGGGTATCTTCCTAGGGGCAAGGAGGGTGATCGCATCATCAATCTGCCGTCGGGTGAGACCTTTGTCGTGCCTTATGAGGGGGAGTTCGAGGCGGTTCCATCCTGGACGGCGGGGACGATCCCGGTGGTCGAG encodes:
- a CDS encoding tetratricopeptide repeat protein, whose protein sequence is MKPAHQLWRSRGVVTVLLLLTISTASPAWADFWYEHYSRAETAIENGDWDRAIEELQQALERKGDSGARVRWYGMKVYPYFPYFKLGIAYYHLGQFEAALQAFQTEEQLGAIEASESDYAELRRYRNLALNAMLKTARAEEERIAQIVGESLREAEILEKQGRLSAAMEALGSFEPR
- a CDS encoding M48 family metallopeptidase gives rise to the protein MKSRMRTLEVDGVVLQLKVVRKRVKNINACLNGSKLSISAPHRVPAGELEESIVELARKLVRRSRADAVNADGGAEAIARKVARRFPDPPEVTEVRFVTNQNSQWGSYSAQTGIVRLNAALRQMPPWVLESVVAHELAHTVHLDHSPEFWDLVRSVYPKTDRARAFLEGVRWLAAAWDDLPPVERSQLCGEG
- a CDS encoding Gfo/Idh/MocA family oxidoreductase, which encodes MTDTEIKAAVVGTGHLGRHHLRILAGMDGVRCIGAFDTDAERLAEVTGEHGVAALDDLEAAGAADAVVVATPTISHREIAGVLLEADCHVLVEKPITTTVEEAEELITIADKNSKVLAVGHVEYHNPAVQAALGLADGVRYLESQRLSPFTARSVDVDVILDLMIHDLQITLAVAGEQPSEIRAVGVPVLTDKVDLCHAWVEFPDGLVANLTASRVSAERIRKLRLFARESYFSIDYAEQSVSSAQLIRSETGVEIAPRLVEVEKEEPLKAELEAFISACRGDDCPIVDGRTGASALAAAITVRECVEKR